A region of Burkholderiales bacterium JOSHI_001 DNA encodes the following proteins:
- a CDS encoding type VI secretion protein, VC_A0114 family (PFAM: Bacterial protein of unknown function (DUF876)~TIGRFAM: type VI secretion protein, VC_A0114 family) has translation MTRNRVIWSEGLFLRPQHFQQLERSTEMLVEARTAGALAHGWGFSRLVIDPEALKIGRIAIKSAHGVMPDGTPFVIPEEYPAPPPLELPNEVRDAIVYLALPSQRAGMPEYALDDGPQAMLVRYIASDAKIDDAVLGMQDSADTKLGRLNLRFLVEGEPREAFCSMGVVRLVEKRSTGQVVLDDSYIAPSLECRAQPALQEFLVEARNLVRHRADALAARLGQSAQKGVGEVQEFLTLQVTNRFDPWLSHLAERITLHPEALYTVLLQLAGEMASFSPNRKRRARDHAPYRHDDLRGSFEPVMADIRELLTEVINPNAVKIPLQERAKGLYTGTVPDLELLRTAMFVLVVNAQMSSETLRQRLPTQLKIGPPDKIKEMVMLQLPGIAPQPLPMAPPRLPYYAGFTYFELDRRSDFWKQLEATRLMALHIAGDFPGLQIEMWALRP, from the coding sequence ATGACAAGAAACCGCGTCATCTGGTCCGAGGGCCTGTTCCTGCGGCCGCAGCACTTCCAGCAGCTGGAGCGTTCCACCGAAATGTTGGTGGAAGCCCGCACCGCCGGGGCGCTGGCCCATGGCTGGGGCTTTTCGCGCCTGGTCATCGACCCCGAAGCGCTGAAGATCGGCCGCATCGCCATCAAGTCGGCGCACGGGGTCATGCCCGACGGCACGCCCTTCGTCATCCCCGAGGAATACCCGGCGCCTCCGCCGCTGGAGCTGCCCAACGAAGTGCGCGACGCCATCGTCTACCTGGCGCTGCCGTCGCAGCGCGCCGGCATGCCCGAGTACGCCCTGGACGACGGCCCGCAGGCCATGCTGGTGCGCTACATCGCCAGCGACGCCAAGATCGATGACGCCGTGCTGGGCATGCAGGACAGCGCCGACACCAAGCTGGGCCGGCTGAACCTGCGCTTCCTGGTGGAAGGCGAACCGCGCGAGGCCTTCTGTTCCATGGGCGTGGTGCGCCTGGTTGAAAAACGCAGCACGGGCCAGGTGGTGCTGGACGACAGCTACATCGCCCCGTCGCTGGAATGCCGCGCCCAGCCGGCCTTGCAGGAATTTCTGGTGGAAGCGCGCAACCTGGTGCGTCACCGCGCCGACGCGCTGGCCGCGCGCCTGGGACAGTCGGCCCAGAAGGGCGTGGGCGAGGTGCAGGAGTTCCTCACCCTGCAGGTCACCAACCGCTTCGACCCCTGGCTGTCGCACCTGGCCGAGCGCATCACGCTGCACCCCGAGGCCTTGTACACCGTGTTGCTGCAACTGGCCGGCGAAATGGCCAGCTTCTCGCCCAACCGAAAGCGCCGCGCGCGCGACCACGCGCCCTACCGCCACGATGATTTGCGCGGCAGTTTCGAGCCGGTGATGGCCGACATCCGCGAATTGCTCACCGAGGTGATCAACCCCAACGCGGTGAAGATCCCGCTGCAGGAACGCGCCAAGGGCCTGTACACCGGCACCGTGCCCGACCTGGAACTGCTGCGCACCGCCATGTTCGTGCTGGTGGTCAATGCGCAAATGTCCAGCGAGACCCTGCGCCAGCGCCTGCCCACGCAATTGAAGATCGGCCCGCCGGACAAGATCAAGGAAATGGTCATGCTGCAGCTGCCCGGCATTGCACCGCAGCCGCTGCCCATGGCGCCGCCGCGGTTGCCGTACTACGCCGGCTTCACCTATTTCGAGCTGGACCGCCGCAGCGACTTCTGGAAGCAACTGGAAGCGACCCGGCTGATGGCCTTGCACATCGCCGGCGACTTCCCCGGCCTGCAGATCGAGATGTGGGCGCTGCGCCCTTGA
- a CDS encoding type VI secretion system OmpA/MotB family protein (PFAM: OmpA family; Uncharacterized protein conserved in bacteria (DUF2077)~TIGRFAM: type IV / VI secretion system protein, DotU family; type VI secretion system OmpA/MotB family protein), with the protein MSQPPQDELPEPPDSESTIMIPRPGGRRAAPAAAPAAGGSLLDDLGGGFAPAPEPARGAALDAPPLVGVNPLLAQASPLLNAVSTIRKTLSHRNPAGLREDLLRAITEFENGARRANCSPEHVLIARYSLCTMLDEAVGAMPWGESSGWSQRSLLVSMHKETFGGEKFFHLLDKAMEDPRRNLDLLELMYACIALGLEGRYRVMDNGRAQLDALRDRLHGVIKRERGEGERDLSVHWRGVERAPKPLVRRIPAWIVLGGVGLLLFLAYLGFITLLHGKSDPVFAAIAAVRADPGKLKRDAQPAAPPPAVTPRLKPLLAEEITAGRLDVVEDDQASYVVIHGDSFFEPGKAEIKPVLAPIIQKIAQAMDKVPGSINIVGHTDNIPIRSLRFPSNFELSQERARGVAAIVAPLLKDAQRIRTEGAAESRPLGPNDTPEARAKNRRVEITLRYAS; encoded by the coding sequence ATGAGCCAACCCCCACAAGACGAGCTGCCCGAGCCGCCGGATTCCGAATCCACCATCATGATTCCGCGCCCGGGCGGGCGGCGCGCCGCCCCGGCGGCGGCCCCCGCGGCGGGCGGTTCCTTGTTGGACGACCTGGGCGGTGGTTTCGCCCCGGCACCCGAGCCCGCGCGCGGTGCGGCCCTGGACGCACCGCCGCTGGTGGGCGTGAACCCGCTGCTGGCGCAGGCCTCGCCGCTGCTGAACGCGGTGTCCACCATCCGCAAGACCCTGTCTCACCGCAACCCCGCCGGCCTGCGCGAAGACCTGCTGCGCGCCATCACCGAGTTCGAGAACGGCGCGCGCCGCGCCAATTGCAGCCCCGAGCATGTGCTGATCGCGCGCTACTCGCTGTGCACCATGCTGGACGAAGCGGTGGGCGCCATGCCCTGGGGCGAAAGCTCGGGCTGGTCGCAGCGCAGCCTGCTGGTGTCCATGCACAAGGAAACCTTTGGCGGTGAGAAGTTCTTCCACCTGCTGGACAAGGCGATGGAAGACCCGCGCCGCAACCTGGATTTGCTGGAGCTGATGTACGCCTGCATAGCGCTCGGCCTGGAAGGGCGCTACCGCGTGATGGACAACGGCCGGGCCCAGCTGGACGCGCTGCGCGACCGGCTGCACGGCGTCATCAAGCGCGAACGCGGCGAGGGCGAACGCGACCTGTCGGTGCACTGGCGCGGCGTGGAGCGCGCGCCCAAGCCCCTGGTGCGGCGCATTCCGGCCTGGATCGTTCTGGGTGGCGTGGGCCTGCTGCTGTTCCTGGCCTACCTGGGCTTCATCACCCTGCTGCATGGCAAGTCCGACCCCGTGTTCGCCGCCATCGCCGCGGTGCGGGCCGACCCCGGCAAGTTGAAGCGTGACGCCCAGCCCGCCGCCCCGCCGCCGGCCGTCACGCCGCGGCTCAAGCCGCTGCTGGCCGAGGAAATCACCGCCGGCCGGCTGGACGTGGTGGAAGACGACCAGGCCAGCTACGTCGTGATTCACGGCGACAGCTTCTTCGAGCCCGGCAAGGCCGAGATCAAGCCGGTGCTCGCGCCCATCATCCAGAAGATTGCCCAGGCCATGGACAAGGTGCCCGGCTCGATCAACATCGTGGGCCACACCGACAACATCCCCATCCGCTCGCTGCGCTTCCCGTCCAACTTCGAGCTGTCTCAGGAACGCGCCCGCGGCGTGGCCGCCATCGTGGCGCCGCTGCTGAAGGACGCGCAGCGCATCCGCACCGAAGGCGCGGCCGAGTCGCGCCCTCTGGGCCCGAACGACACACCCGAGGCGCGCGCCAAGAACCGCCGCGTCGAGATCACCTTGCGCTACGCCAGCTAA